CCGCAGGGCTCCCCCTTCGGCGAAAAGCAGCCCGAGTGCCCGTCCTCATTGCCACGCTCATCCTTTCGATCCTTAGTTACCAGCTCAACGCCAGCCTGTTCTCGGCGGCACTGCCCGCCATGGCCGCCCATTTCCAGGAATCCACGGAAAACGTGGCCAAAGTCCAGTCGCTTTTCTTCCTGACCGGCGCAGTCCTGGGAATGGCATTTTCCCGATGGAGCGACTTCCTGGGACGCCGCCGCACCCTGTTGATCGTCCTGTCCATGATGTTGGGAGGCACGGTCCTGTGCCTGTTGGCTCCGAACCTGACCGTCCTTCTCGTGGGCAGGGTCCTGCAAAGTGCAACAAGCGCCACGTTCACCATTTCTTTCCTCCTCCTGTCCGAGCGCTTCAGCAAGCGCCTCTTCGGCATATCCGTTGGCGTCATCTCGGCGGTAAACGGCGGCATTGGCGGGCTCGACGGCTTCCTGGGCGGTTTTATCACCGACACCATCGGCTGGCAGTTCCTCTTTGTCCTGGTCCTCGGCGTGGGCGTTCTGGCGATCGTTCTGGTCGCCGTCGTGGTCCCGAAGAGACCCGCCCGGACACGTGAGGGACGCATGGACTGGTGGGGCGCAGGCACCCTGGGCACATTCCTGGTTGTCTTGAGCAACCTGATCGGACAGGCTTCCACGTCCGGATGGGGCGACGCCTGGACCCTTGGCTATCTCGCCGGCGCCGTGATTGCCGGGCTGGCGTTCGTCGCCGTGGAAAGGCGGGTTGCGCGTCCGCTGATCGCCATCGAGCAATTGCGGTCCCGCCAGGTGTGGCCGGTTTTGGCGAGCACGGTGTTGACCCTTGCGGGCATCTTCTCGGCGCTGAACTTCACCGTGATCCTCCTGAGCCAGGACGCAAAAGCCGGATACGGACTGTCGGCCTCCATGTCAGCCCTCCTGTACCTGACACCGACAGCCTTCGTGGGCGTGCTCACGGCAGTGTTCTCCGGCTGGTTCGCGCAGCGCATCGGCTGGTTCAAGGCCCTGCGGATCAGCAGCGGGCTGATCGTCGTGGCCGCCGTTGCGGTCGCGATCTTTGCGGCGGACCGTTGGATGGTCTTCGCTTTGCTGATCATCATGGGAGTCCTGTATCTCGGCCAGTTCCAGAGCACCGTCAGCGGCATCGCGGTGCTGAACTCACCCAAATCGGCGCCGGGTTCCGTGCCCGGCCTGAATGGAGCATGCTTTGGAATCGGAGCCAGTGTGGGAATCGCCGTCGTCGCACCCGCCGTCGCCGCCGGAACCATCGCCGGCTACCAAACTGCCTTATGGATCTCGGCGGGCTTCGCCCTCGCGGCCTTTGCCGCTTCCCTGATCCTGCGCCCTGTCCCTGCGAGCGCCCCTGCGGCACCCGCCGTCGTCGTCGCCCATGCCTAAGCCCGAACCAGAGTCACCAAACCTACGAAGGAGCACCATGACCACCACCACACCGCAGCCGTTCTACCTCGATTGCGATACCGGCATCGACGATTCCCTGGCAATCGCGTATCTCCTGGCGAGCCCCGAGGTGGCGCTGGCCGGGATCGGAACCGTCAGCGGCAACGTCAGCGCCGCGGTCGGCGCCGTCAACACCTTGAACCTGCTCCATGCCGCCGGCAGGTCCGGGATACCCGTGGCCGTGGGAGCCCATGATCCCCTCATGGGCACGTTCGACGGCGGGGCGCCGCACGTTCACGGCGAGAACGGCATCGGCGGGGTCACCTTGGAAGACTCAGGCCTGACGTCGGAATCGGAGACAGCCGCGGAGATGCTCGTGCGGCTCGCCAACGAGCACCCGGGTGAATTGCGCGTCATCGCCGTCGGTCCGCTCACCAATCTGGCCCTCGCGCTGCAACTGGACCCGAAGCTCCCGTCGCTCGTCCGCGATGTCACGGTCATGGGCGGAGCCGCGTTTGTGCCGGGTAACATCAGCCCAGTCGCCGAGGCCAACATCTTCAATGACGCCGAAGCAGCCGCCGTGGTGATGGAGGCCGGCTGGCCGGTCACCATGGTTCCCTTGGACGTCACCATGAACCACCGCTTCGACGAGACCCATCGCGCGGCGCTTACGAAAGCCGGACACCCGGTGGCCAGTGCGCTCTCCGGGATGCTCGTCCAGTACTTCGCCTTTTACAACACGATTTTCGGTGAGCATTGCGCCGCTCTCCACGATCCGCTGGCGGCTGCCATCGCCGTGGGTGCCCTCGAGCTCGACGACGCCCCGTACGTTGGAATTTCCGTGGAGACGAGCACGGGTGAGCCTTACGGCAAGACCCGCTGTGAGCGGATCGACGGCGGAGCCGCCGACGCGCGCACGGTGCCGGAACGGGCGTCCCGGGTTGTGCTTTCCGTCAAGGGCGACGCCGCTGCGCACCTTCTGGAGCGGATCCTGTCCTTGCCGGCGGCGAACTGAAGGGGCTTGGCGATGAACACTTCCGAAGACACCCCGTCCCACGGCGCCGAACCCAGCCAAGGCGACCTCGTGTTGCTGGACCGCGCCATTTCCCTTGCGAGGGCGGCCCGGGATCGCGGCGACCACCCGTTCGGCGCACTTCTGTTGGCCCCGGACGGAACCATCGTGGAAGCCATGAACACCGTCAACACCGAGCATGATCCCACCGGTCATGCCGAGACCAATCTGGTCCGCCTGGGCGCCAGGAAGCTCGACGCCGGCGCATTGGCCTCCAGCACCTTGTACACGAGCACCGAACCGTGTGCCATGTGCACTGGGGCGATCTATTGGGCGGGAATCGGACGCGTGGTCTATGCCTTGTCCGAGAAGGACCTCGCGTCGATTGTCACCGAGCAGTCCGGCGTACCCACCCTTGACCTGCCCTGCCGCGACGTCCTTGCCCATGGCGGGAGCAGCGTCGCCGTGGTAGGTCCGGTTCCGCTTCCCGAGGCAACAGAAGTCCACCGTGGTTTCTGGCACTAGACCGGAAACCCGACACCGCAATCCAGCACCACCCAAAGGACAACTCATGCCTATCCCCAGCACGCTCACTGTTGTCGGCAGCCTCAATGTCGATCTCACGTGCCGCGTCCACCGCCTCCCCTCCCCCGGTGAAACCATAGGCGGTGGCACCCTCACCCGTCAGGCCGGCGGAAAGGGAGGCAACCAGGCCGCGGCTGCTGCACGGCTGGCCGGGGCCGCCCGCATGGTGGGCGCCGTCGGCGCGGATCCGGATGGCCGGCTTCTGGCGGAGGCCCTGGACCGGGCAGGGGTTGACATTTCGGCAGTGGAGCAGGTTTCCGCGCCGACCGGCACCGCGCTGATCGTGATCGACAGCGAGGGCGAAAACCAGATCGCCGTGGCGCCGGGAGCCAACGCCATGGTTTCCCTGGATCGCACCGATTTCTCCGATGGCGGGCCGGTCCTGGCCCAGCTGGAGATCGCCGTCGACACCGTGCTGGAAGCTGCGCGCCGGACCGCCGGGTTCTTCGCCCTCAATGCGGCCCCGGCACAGGCACTCCCGGCAGGGCTTCTGGAACGGTGCGACCTAGTGATCGTCAACGAGTCCGAGTACGACCTCATCCCCGAACTCCGGAGCGCCAAACGCGTGGCCGTGACTTATGGTGCGGGCGGGGCGTCGATGTACACACGAGGGGTCAGGACC
This genomic interval from Arthrobacter sp. FW306-2-2C-D06B contains the following:
- a CDS encoding MFS transporter, whose product is MTTQATSTAGLPLRRKAARVPVLIATLILSILSYQLNASLFSAALPAMAAHFQESTENVAKVQSLFFLTGAVLGMAFSRWSDFLGRRRTLLIVLSMMLGGTVLCLLAPNLTVLLVGRVLQSATSATFTISFLLLSERFSKRLFGISVGVISAVNGGIGGLDGFLGGFITDTIGWQFLFVLVLGVGVLAIVLVAVVVPKRPARTREGRMDWWGAGTLGTFLVVLSNLIGQASTSGWGDAWTLGYLAGAVIAGLAFVAVERRVARPLIAIEQLRSRQVWPVLASTVLTLAGIFSALNFTVILLSQDAKAGYGLSASMSALLYLTPTAFVGVLTAVFSGWFAQRIGWFKALRISSGLIVVAAVAVAIFAADRWMVFALLIIMGVLYLGQFQSTVSGIAVLNSPKSAPGSVPGLNGACFGIGASVGIAVVAPAVAAGTIAGYQTALWISAGFALAAFAASLILRPVPASAPAAPAVVVAHA
- a CDS encoding PfkB family carbohydrate kinase; this translates as MPIPSTLTVVGSLNVDLTCRVHRLPSPGETIGGGTLTRQAGGKGGNQAAAAARLAGAARMVGAVGADPDGRLLAEALDRAGVDISAVEQVSAPTGTALIVIDSEGENQIAVAPGANAMVSLDRTDFSDGGPVLAQLEIAVDTVLEAARRTAGFFALNAAPAQALPAGLLERCDLVIVNESEYDLIPELRSAKRVAVTYGAGGASMYTRGVRTAHAPAAKTRVVNSVGAGDAFCAALVLALASGLDEESSLAAACAVGAAAVASELSQPEFERLEHYLGI
- a CDS encoding nucleoside deaminase; its protein translation is MNTSEDTPSHGAEPSQGDLVLLDRAISLARAARDRGDHPFGALLLAPDGTIVEAMNTVNTEHDPTGHAETNLVRLGARKLDAGALASSTLYTSTEPCAMCTGAIYWAGIGRVVYALSEKDLASIVTEQSGVPTLDLPCRDVLAHGGSSVAVVGPVPLPEATEVHRGFWH
- a CDS encoding nucleoside hydrolase, giving the protein MTTTTPQPFYLDCDTGIDDSLAIAYLLASPEVALAGIGTVSGNVSAAVGAVNTLNLLHAAGRSGIPVAVGAHDPLMGTFDGGAPHVHGENGIGGVTLEDSGLTSESETAAEMLVRLANEHPGELRVIAVGPLTNLALALQLDPKLPSLVRDVTVMGGAAFVPGNISPVAEANIFNDAEAAAVVMEAGWPVTMVPLDVTMNHRFDETHRAALTKAGHPVASALSGMLVQYFAFYNTIFGEHCAALHDPLAAAIAVGALELDDAPYVGISVETSTGEPYGKTRCERIDGGAADARTVPERASRVVLSVKGDAAAHLLERILSLPAAN